GGAGCATATAAATCTGTTGATTCATGATGCCACCAACCTTCGTTCTAACTCCTGTTGCGCCAAACGTTGTTCTCTCACTCGCCCCACTCGAATTGCATCAATTAGACTCAGCAATACATAAAGTTGGGGGTCATTTTTTGCTGCTATTGGCACAGAACGGTACAGCGGCTCAATAGCCTGTCCCCTTACTTCTCCAGTTGGGTCAGGCCAAACGTAGGCATCAGAAGGGTCAACTACCAACAAGCTTTTCAACGGTTCTGCCGAATGTGCGGTAGGCAGTCCCCGCGATGTGGGGCCAGGTTGTCCGGGGTAGACGTATTTTAGTCCGTGGATAAGAAACTCCAGCAAGGCGTGCTTGAAAACTTGACGGTTTTCAGCATCGTAGAGACGGCTGATCGAACATCTTTTCAAAGCCGCATGAACTTCTGACGCACTCATCCCTACAGTGGAAGCCAGCGTGCTGTACGTCCATTCGTCCTTTTGCAGGCTGTGAACTTTCAATAAAACGACTATATCTTGCGGTTTGAGCATTTAGTTTTGGTTAAAGCGATCGCTCTAGTTCCATTCTATATTTGCGAATCACGAATAGCAAATAAGTTTGTTGCACGTTCAAAACGTATCGCTAAAGCGATAGAACCGTACATCGCTTTTGTTAGATGCTCATCTTTTCAGCCAAGGGACAAACTATAAGGACGTTTCTGTTGGCACTCTCAATGGCAGCCAAGCTCAACCAAAAAACCAAACAGCGCACCATCCAATTCAAACTAATGCTTACTTCAGAAGAAAAGGAAGCATGGGCAGCTATTGCCTCAAAAGCTGGCTTAGACATTTCCGAATTAGTCAGGCGAAGAATGGCAGGCTATCGGATTCGTACCGTTCCAGAAGCCAACTGGCAGTGTTACTGGCAACTGCTGAAAATTGGCACTAATATCAATCAGATTGCTAAAGCACAAAATACTGCACTAGCAGATGGAACGATTCCACCTCCAATCGACCGTATTCCCTTTGAAGATTTGCTTCGACAAATTGACCGATTGCGCTTGCATTTGATTTTAGGTGCCGATGATGAACCCTCTGAAGATGATTTGATGGAGGAAAGCGATGATTGGGAAAATTGGTAAAGGTAAGGGTTTCGCTGGCTTAACTAAGTACATTTTAGAAAAAGAAGAAGCCGAACTGCTTTGCACTAACTTAGCTGGCGAAACACCACAAGATTTCTACAGGCAATTATCTGCTACCCGCCAATTCAATACGAGAGTGCAATCTCCCGTATCCCATATCAGTATCAGTTTTGCACCCGATGAAAGACCTGCCCAGGAACAGTTAAAGCAAATTGTAGAAGGTACGCTGATCCGAATGGGTTTTGATAAAAACTTGTACTTTGCCGCCACCCATAGCGATCGCAATCATTTTCACTTGCATATTGCCGCATCCCGGATCGATTCTGATGGAGAATGCGTTTCTGATTGGTGGGATAAGCGACGGTTGGAGAAGGCACTCAGAGGTTTAGAGGAAGAATTTGATTTAACACCAGTAAAGAGTTCCTGGGAAGTCAATCGCGCTGCACCCTCTACGGGACAGAAACGGCGGATGATGCGCGAGGAGAAAGAATATTCAGAAGGTAAGCGAGATACACCACCCCAGCTTCCTGTTATCGATAAGATTCAGGATGAGATAGAAAATACGATCGCACATAGTAAAAATTTTACCAACTACGTGAAAGCGCTACAAGAAAGAGGAGTTTCAGTTGCAGCAAAAGTCACGCGAGAAGGTGTGGTAGATGGACTGCGGTACGAAATGGAAGGAGTGAGGTTTACAGCTAGCAAACTCGGTCACGCACAAAAACCTACTATCCTTGGACTGCAAAGACAGGGAATCAGTTTTGAATTAGAAAGAGATGCTGCGATGCTAGCTAAAATTGCATACAGTAACAAAAAAAGGGATAACAGGTCACCTGCAACGATAGAAAAGCTGATTAAATCAAATCCGGTCAATCGTAATTTAGTAATACCTCCAAATCATCATTTAGGCAACGGGCAGAGTTATCCACCTACAACTGACACACCCAATAAATTAATGCCAGCTATGATGGAAACTCTGCCTGGAAACTCCGAGCCAATTTTTACCCACTATTGGCAGGAAATAAATTCACTCCTCAACGCCAGCGAAATTTCTCCAGCGATTCCTGCTAATAGGGAATTGTGGGAAAAGAATATGCTCTTTTCAGCTACCCTTGGGTTGCAAACAGCTAATATTAGTAGCCATCCAGATTGGCAGATTGCAACATTTGGCGAACGATATCATGCACTCCATCACTTACCAACTCAAATGCTGATAATTGCCGAGCCAGGACAAGATACACAAATCCGGTATGCTGCTAAAAAGGGTTGTCAGCGACTGGCTTGTAATTTCAGTGAAGCGGAGAAACAAGTTTTCGTCAATCAACAAGAAAACTCTAGCCAACTCAAACAAAAAACACATCAACAATTAGATCTGTAAACTGCCTCTTGACTATCTTGATACGATTTCTTTCGCTTTCGTGAAAAGTATTAGGCAGCCATCCTTATCGGGAATCACCATCAGTTTTGGGTAAATAATCAGCTAGTAACTCCTCCCCAAACTCAGTCATCAAGTTACCCTTTTTACGCTGGTTCAAATGCTGCCAGTATTGAGCTACTGCTGACAGGGGAATCATGTTAGTTACGCAACGATTTTGCATCTTCACTTTCCGGGGGTTTTCTCCTGTCTCTCTTAAAAAATTCTTCACTTTTACAGGTGGGTTTTTAACTGCCACTTCTGCTTGCCGTAAAGTCATCGCTATTTCTCCGTTTTCCAGGTTATAGGTAACGATTTTCAGGTATTTGTTATACAGCTTCCTTCGCCCGATCGCCCTGAGTATCTCTGGTGGATTGGTGGGTTTTTTGGCTTTCTTTCCAGTGTCGGGTTTGTTTTCTTTCATGCGGTAATCTCCTTGAAATTGGAACATAAAGCATTTGATTGACTCGCCTTCAACTTATATAAATTGAGGCTTAGCAAAAGGCAGTCACATCTGGCTGCACTAATGTTTTTCTAATATGTCAAATTTAATTTTTTACTTTGTTCGTTCTCTAGAAGGATTCCATATTTACCTTTTAATAGACTTACTATGTTTAAGTAACAATACGTAAATATTGTTAAAAAAATTTTAAAGTTTAAGTAAAGTTATAGTATATATACTTAAAAATGCGTTTTCTTCAAAACTAAAATTTACTTTTGTACCTGAAGCATAATCCAAAAAGATAGTAAATTTGTACTTAAGGAGTACTTATTTAGAAAGATTAAAATTCTGGTTATAATTACAAAAATCAGCCAAAAGTCAAGTCATCTGTCCTACGAAAAGGATGACATAGGACGGTTTTATATAAACAGAGAAAATTCTTGATGTCTCGATATTTTGTCTCGTCACTTGTGACGAAGCAAAATAAAGGGTACAACTTGAGAGGTCTTCTGAATTTTTTCCACTATATGAAACACCTCTGGCTATACGAAAACAATGACGCAGGCTATGTCCTGACATTAATAAAAAAATCTAGTTGCTACAAAGCCTAAGAATCAGATTTCTTTTTAGGATGGTTCCCCCTCATCCACTTCCAAAGAAGTGGGAGCAGTTACCCCCTCCCGCGTTCAGATAAGCTCTCTAATGCTGCGGCTACTTGCAAGAGTTGGTCAGTGGATGGCCCAGTTGAGAAGGCATCCACCACTTGCAGCTTGCCTGTAGTCAAGGTTCCGGTTTTATCAAAGGCGATCGCCCTAACCCGCCCAATCCGCTCCAATTGCGCCCCGTTCTTAAACAAAATGCCTACAGGAATTGGTTGATTTTTCCATAATCCGTCACAGACCTTAGATAGTCAAAAAATTGCAGTCACCAAAATACTATTATGCTAGTTAAGTCAGGCAAAAACTTTCGATGAAAAGCAAATCTGCTCGATTCTATACGATTCTTTCCATCGGGGCTGCACTGCTGACGATCGCGCTCAAAGCAGGAGCCTACTTTCTGACTGGCTCGGTTGGTCTACTGTCAGATGCCGCTGAGTCTGTCGTGAACTTGGTGGCAGCAGTGGTCGCAACCTGGGCTGTTACTTATGCCGCTAAGCCGCCCGATGAAGAACATTCCTTCGGACACTACAAAGCTGAATATTTTTCTAGTGGAGTAGAAGGGGCATTGATTTTGGTGGCAGCAGCAAGTATTGCTGCTGCCGCTTGGGAACGGTTGCTACATCCACTGCCCCTAGAGCAATTGAGCATTGGATTAGGGCTATCTCTCGTTGCCACTGCCGTCAATGGTGCTCTAGCCCTGGCAATGCTAAGAGCGGGTAAGCGTTTGCGTTCGATTACGTTGCGGGCAGATGCCCATCATCTCCTCACAGATGTATGGACTTCAGTAGGGGTGATAGTGGGATTAATTTTGGTGCCAATTACACATTGGCTGATTCTCGACCCCATTATTGCGTTCATTGTGGCTGCTAATATTGTCTGGACTGGAGTGAAATTGTTACGTGAGACAGCTTTGGGGCTACTGGATACCGCGATGCCGATTCCAGAACGTGGAGTTATCACGGATATTTTGACCCGTTATGATTCTCAGGGCGTTCAGTTTCATGCTTTGAGAACAAGGGTAGCAGGGTCACGTCGCTTTGTCTCCTTGCATGTGTTAGTCCCCGGAGCCTGGACAGTCAAGCAGGGACACGATCTCTGTGAAGAGATCGAACTGGCAATTGTGCGAGCGCTCCCTGGAACTTATATCTTCACCCACTTAGAGCCTTTGGAAGACCCAACATCTTGGGAAGATCGACAGTTGGATCGATTCATTCAATAACACACTATCTAACAAAAACAACAGTTGTTGACCAAGGTAATGTTTGATGAAGTAAGTGGCGATTGAACAACTCTTGAATTTTTTCAAGTTCTTTTTGAGATAGAGTTTGAGCTAAACGCATTGCTAAAGTGGGACGAAGAGAATTAGAAGTAAACTACCCACACTGACCCTCGATCGGGTACAGTGTGGGCTTTTAGTAGCCCTGAACTATCTACACTGAGTACACAGCATAAACAGTTCGAGCCTCTGGGCGAGTTTACAAGATTCACCCCAATAGCAGCAATATTTTTACTACCATTAAAATCAGCGTCACCACTCCAAGAGCAAGCCTCATTAATACATTTGAAGCGCTTGTCAGAACGCAATCCAATATGTAGGCATTGATGGCAAGTTTGACTTGTCCAAGCTGGAGGAACAGCAATTACTTCTACTCCAAATTGAATGCCTTTATATTCCAAAAAAGAACGCAATTGATAGAAAGACCAAGAGTTAGAACGTCTACGCTCTGTCTTACTTCTTGGCAATTGAAGAGTTCTTTCACGAATACCCGTTAAGTCTTCAATTGCCACTACCGCATGATTTTTTAATGCGGACTGAATAATGGACTTGCTAATGTTGTGGTTTAGCCATTGTTGAAATCTTCTCTCCTTGCCCGACAACCGTTTCAAAATCTGCCTTGCCCTGCGGCGAGTAGACCTTGTGCCTTTCGTAGCTTTTTTCTGGAGAGATGCCCTCACTCTGGAAAATTTGTCTCTAACATCGTTGATTTGCTTCCCATCCCACTTATCACCATTGCTAGTTACAGCAATGTCACGACGACCAAAAT
This DNA window, taken from Aerosakkonema funiforme FACHB-1375, encodes the following:
- a CDS encoding relaxase/mobilization nuclease domain-containing protein, yielding MIGKIGKGKGFAGLTKYILEKEEAELLCTNLAGETPQDFYRQLSATRQFNTRVQSPVSHISISFAPDERPAQEQLKQIVEGTLIRMGFDKNLYFAATHSDRNHFHLHIAASRIDSDGECVSDWWDKRRLEKALRGLEEEFDLTPVKSSWEVNRAAPSTGQKRRMMREEKEYSEGKRDTPPQLPVIDKIQDEIENTIAHSKNFTNYVKALQERGVSVAAKVTREGVVDGLRYEMEGVRFTASKLGHAQKPTILGLQRQGISFELERDAAMLAKIAYSNKKRDNRSPATIEKLIKSNPVNRNLVIPPNHHLGNGQSYPPTTDTPNKLMPAMMETLPGNSEPIFTHYWQEINSLLNASEISPAIPANRELWEKNMLFSATLGLQTANISSHPDWQIATFGERYHALHHLPTQMLIIAEPGQDTQIRYAAKKGCQRLACNFSEAEKQVFVNQQENSSQLKQKTHQQLDL
- a CDS encoding cation diffusion facilitator family transporter, which gives rise to MKSKSARFYTILSIGAALLTIALKAGAYFLTGSVGLLSDAAESVVNLVAAVVATWAVTYAAKPPDEEHSFGHYKAEYFSSGVEGALILVAAASIAAAAWERLLHPLPLEQLSIGLGLSLVATAVNGALALAMLRAGKRLRSITLRADAHHLLTDVWTSVGVIVGLILVPITHWLILDPIIAFIVAANIVWTGVKLLRETALGLLDTAMPIPERGVITDILTRYDSQGVQFHALRTRVAGSRRFVSLHVLVPGAWTVKQGHDLCEEIELAIVRALPGTYIFTHLEPLEDPTSWEDRQLDRFIQ
- a CDS encoding plasmid mobilization protein, producing the protein MLIFSAKGQTIRTFLLALSMAAKLNQKTKQRTIQFKLMLTSEEKEAWAAIASKAGLDISELVRRRMAGYRIRTVPEANWQCYWQLLKIGTNINQIAKAQNTALADGTIPPPIDRIPFEDLLRQIDRLRLHLILGADDEPSEDDLMEESDDWENW
- a CDS encoding RNA-guided endonuclease InsQ/TnpB family protein, producing the protein MGRGRFAESFFVCWFKCANFSRTFSLINGREHIKIDAGNYQRGKLKGRKPTSAQLCKHRDGNYYIHIQIKDSAPTPIKSNNVIGVDFGRRDIAVTSNGDKWDGKQINDVRDKFSRVRASLQKKATKGTRSTRRRARQILKRLSGKERRFQQWLNHNISKSIIQSALKNHAVVAIEDLTGIRERTLQLPRSKTERRRSNSWSFYQLRSFLEYKGIQFGVEVIAVPPAWTSQTCHQCLHIGLRSDKRFKCINEACSWSGDADFNGSKNIAAIGVNLVNSPRGSNCLCCVLSVDSSGLLKAHTVPDRGSVWVVYF